A part of Sus scrofa isolate TJ Tabasco breed Duroc chromosome 15, Sscrofa11.1, whole genome shotgun sequence genomic DNA contains:
- the C1QL2 gene encoding complement C1q-like protein 2: MALGLLIAVPLLLQAAPPGAAHYEMMGTCRMICDPYSAAPGGGPAGAKAPPPGPSTAALEVMQDLSANPPPPFIQGPKGDPGRPGKPGPRGPPGEPGPPGPRGPPGEKGDSGRPGLPGLQLTAGAAGSVGVGGGGTGGGGDSEGEVTGALSAAFSGPKIAFYVGLKSPHEGYEVLKFDDVVTNLGNHYDPTTGKFSCQVRGIYFFTYHILMRGGDGTSMWADLCKNGQVRASAIAQDADQNYDYASNSVVLHLDSGDEVYVKLDGGKAHGGNNNKYSTFSGFLLYPD; this comes from the exons ATGGCGCTGGGACTGCTCATCGCCGTGCCTTTGCTGCtgcaggcggcgccccccggcgcGGCGCACTACGAGATGATGGGCACCTGCCGCATGATCTGCGACCCATACAGCGCTGCACCCGGCGGAGGGCCGGCAGGCGCCAAGGCTCCGCCGCCTGGACCCAGCACTGCCGCCCTGGAAGTCATGCAGGACCTGAGCGCCAACCCTCCGCCCCCTTTCATCCAGGGACCCAAGGGCGACCCGGGGAGACCCGGCAAGCCGGGGCCGCGGGGGCCTCCAGGAGAGCCGGGCCCACCTGGACCCAGGGGTCCCCCGGGGGAGAAGGGCGACTCGGGGCGGCCCGGACTGCCCGGGCTGCAGCTGACGGCCGGCGCGGCAGGCAgtgtcggggtggggggtggcggaaCCGGGGGCGGTGGCGACTCTGAGGGCGAAGTGACCGGCGCGCTGAGCGCCGCCTTCAGCGGTCCCAAGATCGCCTTCTACGTGGGTCTTAAGAGCCCCCACGAAGGCTATGAGGTGCTCAAGTTCGACGACGTGGTCACCAATCTCGGCAATCACTATGACCCCACTACCGGCAAGTTCAGCTGCCAGGTGCGTGGCATCTACTTCTTCACCTACCACATCCTCATGCGCGGCGGAGACGGCACCAGCATGTGGGCGGACCTCTGCAAGAACGGGCAG GTCCGGGCCAGCGCCATCGCGCAGGACGCTGACCAGAACTATGACTACGCCAGTAACAGCGTGGTGCTGCACCTCGATTCAGGGGACGAGGTGTACGTGAAGTTGGACGGCGGGAAGGCGCACGGAGGCAATAACAACAAGTACAGCACGTTCTCCGGCTTTCTTCTGTACCCGGATTAG